One Aegilops tauschii subsp. strangulata cultivar AL8/78 chromosome 7, Aet v6.0, whole genome shotgun sequence genomic window carries:
- the LOC109762674 gene encoding succinate dehydrogenase [ubiquinone] iron-sulfur subunit 1, mitochondrial isoform X2 produces MAAAALLRRSPAARALLSPALSSRLVASKPHSSSPAPPPPSSKPASTKTFSIYRWDPDSPSTKPHLKDYKVDLSDCGPMVLDALLKIKNEQDPSLTFRRSCREGICGSCAMNIDGDNGLACLTKISSEAAGASTISPLPHMFVVKDLVVDMTNFYNQYKSVEPWLKRKDPPAAGGKEIYQSKADRAKLDGMYECILCACCSTSCPSYWWNPEEYLGPAALLHANRWIQDSRDEFTKERLDSINDEFKLYRCHTIKNCTHACPKGLNPAKQIDTIKKLQLGA; encoded by the exons atggccgccgccgccctcctccgccgctcgccggcggcGCGCGCCCTCCTTtcgccggccctctcctcccgcCTCGTCGCCTCCAAGCCCCACTCCTCGTcccccgcgccaccgccgccatcGTCGAAGCCCGCCAGCACCAAGACCTTCTCGATCTACCGCTGGGACCCGGACTCCCCGTCGACCAAGCCCCACCTCAAGGACTACAAGGTGGACCTCTCGGACTGCGGCCCCATGGTGCTCGACGCGCTCCTCAAGATCAAGAACGAGCAGGACCCGTCCCTCACCTTCCGCCGGAGCTGCCGCGAGGGCATCTGCGGCAGCTGCGCCATGAACATCGACGGCGACAACGGGCTGGCCTGCCTCACCAAGATCTCCTCGGAGGCGGCCGGGGCCTCCACGATCTCGCCGCTCCCCCACATGTTCGTCGTCAAGGACCTCGTCGTCGACATGACCAACTTCTACAACCAGTACAAGAGCGTGGAGCCGTGGCTCAAGCGCAAGGACCCGCCGGCGGCCGGAGGGAAGGAGATCTACCAGTCCAAGGCCGACCGCGCCAAGCTCGATGGCATGTACGAGTGCATCCTCTGCGCCTGCTGCTCCACGTCCTGCCCGTCCTACTGGTGGAACCCAGAGGAGTATCTCGGCCCCGCCGCGCTGCTCCATGCCAACAG GTGGATCCAAGACAGCCGTGATGAGTTCACAAAGGAGCGCCTCGACTCCATCAACGACGAGTTCAAGCTGTACCGCTGCCACACCATCAAGAACTGCACGCATGCCTGCCCCAAGGGACTGAACCCGGCGAAGCAGATCGACACAATAAAGAAGCTGCAGCTCGGAGCCTGA
- the LOC109762674 gene encoding succinate dehydrogenase [ubiquinone] iron-sulfur subunit 1, mitochondrial isoform X1 — protein sequence MAAAALLRRSPAARALLSPALSSRLVASKPHSSSPAPPPPSSKPASTKTFSIYRWDPDSPSTKPHLKDYKVDLSDCGPMVLDALLKIKNEQDPSLTFRRSCREGICGSCAMNIDGDNGLACLTKISSEAAGASTISPLPHMFVVKDLVVDMTNFYNQYKSVEPWLKRKDPPAAGGKEIYQSKADRAKLDGMYECILCACCSTSCPSYWWNPEEYLGPAALLHANRLPLWGTLLKPKPSKLPLWGTLMKPQPSMFMHVQARGYHGVSVSEKRNLRDHKRRILAAKYELRGKLYKAVCRDPELPSDMRDKFRYKLSKLPRNSNMTRLRNRCIFTGRSRGVYQKFRMSRIVFRTLANKGELMGVKKASW from the exons atggccgccgccgccctcctccgccgctcgccggcggcGCGCGCCCTCCTTtcgccggccctctcctcccgcCTCGTCGCCTCCAAGCCCCACTCCTCGTcccccgcgccaccgccgccatcGTCGAAGCCCGCCAGCACCAAGACCTTCTCGATCTACCGCTGGGACCCGGACTCCCCGTCGACCAAGCCCCACCTCAAGGACTACAAGGTGGACCTCTCGGACTGCGGCCCCATGGTGCTCGACGCGCTCCTCAAGATCAAGAACGAGCAGGACCCGTCCCTCACCTTCCGCCGGAGCTGCCGCGAGGGCATCTGCGGCAGCTGCGCCATGAACATCGACGGCGACAACGGGCTGGCCTGCCTCACCAAGATCTCCTCGGAGGCGGCCGGGGCCTCCACGATCTCGCCGCTCCCCCACATGTTCGTCGTCAAGGACCTCGTCGTCGACATGACCAACTTCTACAACCAGTACAAGAGCGTGGAGCCGTGGCTCAAGCGCAAGGACCCGCCGGCGGCCGGAGGGAAGGAGATCTACCAGTCCAAGGCCGACCGCGCCAAGCTCGATGGCATGTACGAGTGCATCCTCTGCGCCTGCTGCTCCACGTCCTGCCCGTCCTACTGGTGGAACCCAGAGGAGTATCTCGGCCCCGCCGCGCTGCTCCATGCCAACAG GCTTCCGCTGTGGGGGACGCTATTGAAACCAAAACCCAGCAAGCTTCCGCTGTGGGGGACGCTAATGAAACCACAACCCAGCATGTTCATGCACGTCCAAGCACGAGGATACCATGGGGTCTCAGTCTCAGAGAAGAGAAACTTGCGGGATCACAAACGTAGAATTCTTGCAGCAAAATATGAGCTGAGAGGAAAGCTTTATAAGGCTGTCTGTAGGGACCCTGAACTTCCATCAGATATGCGGGATAAGTTTCGCTATAAGTTGTCCAAGCTGCCAAGAAATAGTAACATGACACGTCTTAGAAACCGCTGTATTTTCACGGGCCGCTCTCGTGGTGTCTACCAGAAATTCCGCATGTCTCGTATTGTGTTCCGCACCTTGGCAAATAAGGGTGAACTGATGGGTGTTAAGAAAGCGTCTTGGTAG
- the LOC109762665 gene encoding photosystem II reaction center proteins PsbY, chloroplastic — protein sequence MATIATMTMLKPAKITARSAPSSPSSSAKVASPSISLRSLQKNAAKKGALAVSPAAAAMASAFFTSLASSDAAMASQRIADVAAAAPADDNRGLLLLFVVAPALGWVLYNILQPALNQLNKMRSEKALVAGLGIGAAAAAGLAAVPEPASAAVQELAALAAVAPADDNRGLLLLFVVAPALGWVLYNILQPALNQLNKMRSN from the coding sequence ATGGCGACCATAGCCACGATGACCATGCTCAAGCCCGCCAAGATCACGGCCAGGTCGGCGCCTTCGTCGCCGTCGTCCAGCGCCAAGGTGGCGTCGCCGAGCATCTCGCTGCGCAGCCTGCAGAAGAACGCGGCCAAGAAGGGAGCCCTGGCCGTGTCGCCGGCGGCCGCGGCCATGGCGAGCGCCTTCTTCACCTCGCTGGCCTCGTCGGACGCGGCGATGGCGTCGCAGCGGATCGcggacgtggcggcggcggccccCGCGGACGACAACCGGGGCCTGCTCCTGCTCTTCGTGGTGGCGCCCGCGCTCGGGTGGGTGCTCTACAACATCCTCCAGCCGGCGCTGAACCAGCTCAACAAGATGCGGTCCGAGAAGGCGCTCGTCGCCGGGCTCGGCAtcggcgccgccgcggccgccggcCTGGCCGCCGTGCCGGAGCCGGCCTCCGCTGCCGTGCAGGAGCTGGCCGCGCTGGCGGCGGTCGCGCCGGCCGACGACAACCGGGGCCTGCTGCTGCTCTTCGTGGTGGCGCCCGCCCTCGGCTGGGTGCTCTACAACATCCTGCAGCCGGCGCTGAACCAGCTCAACAAAATGCGATCCAACTGA
- the LOC109762634 gene encoding 3-ketoacyl-CoA synthase 5-like produces the protein MEGGVGVTLEPPVEALDRLPRPSPVHVFLATFLPAVAAVLYLMMRPCSVYLVNYSCFHTNPSHRVSLDTFLEHAKLVIFIEGAFIDERNVRLMTRLLERFGLGKETCVPPAHHFVLPYRNLEASTGISPDAIDFLVVNCSLFVPIPFFTDMIIHKYKIRNDICYVHLSGMGCSAGVVVRIRFEGSSLCLDPNL, from the exons ATGGAAGGCGGCGTTGGGGTCACTCTAGAGCCACCCGTGGAAGCCCTCGACCGTCTCCCTCGGCCATCTCCCGTGCACGTCTTCCTGGCCACGTTCCTCCCGGCCGTCGCGGCCGTTCTGTACCTCATGATGCGGCCGTGCTCTGTGTACCTCGTCAACTACTCCTGCTTCCACACCAACCCCAGCCACCGCGTCTCCCTCGACACATTCCTCGAGCACGCCAAGCTCGTCATCTTCATCGAGGGGGCCTTCATTGACGAGCGCAACGTCCGTCTCATGACGCGGCTGCTGGAGCGGTTCGGGCTCGGGAAGGAGACGTGCGTGCCCCCGGCGCACCACTTCGTCCTGCCGTACCGGAACTTGGAGGCCTCA ACGGGCATCAGCCCCGACGCCATTGACTTCCTCGTCGTCAACTGCAGCCTCTTCGTGCCCATCCCATTCTTCACCGACATGATCATCCACAAGTACAAGATCCGCAACGACATCTGCTATGTGCACCTGTCCGGGATGGGGTGCAGCGCGGGGGTGGTCGTTAG GATTAGATTTGAGGGTTCTAGTCTTTGCCTCGACCCCAACCTTTAA